The following coding sequences lie in one Apium graveolens cultivar Ventura chromosome 1, ASM990537v1, whole genome shotgun sequence genomic window:
- the LOC141723287 gene encoding adenylate isopentenyltransferase-like, translating into MPYTTMLQHSPPLPSRRHPKVLVILGATGAGKSKLSVDVASTFFPNSEIINSDKIQLYRGLHITTNKMTLSQQLGVTHHLLGQFDPVKSMSPSEFRSLGSTIISGILARRRLPIIVGGSNSLIYALLVKRFDPDSDVFNGSKPDPVSSELRYNCCFIWVDVFLPVLNEYLNQRVDSMLDSGMVDELDEFYHSPEFNSVSETGLKKAIGVPEFKKYLTNDCTKYEEDLYEEAVRNVKENTCQLAKRQMGKIQRLREGKWDLRRVDATTAFKAAMGLDSEKAAKIWGRQVVETSVKIVNRFLKDE; encoded by the coding sequence ATGCCCTACACAACAATGTTACAACATTCTCCACCACTACCTTCTCGGCGCCACCCCAAAGTCCTCGTCATTCTCGGCGCTACCGGTGCCGGGAAGTCAAAGCTCTCTGTCGATGTAGCGTCGACATTTTTTCCAAACTCCGAGATTATTAATTCCGATAAAATTCAACTCTATCGCGGCCTCCATATCACCACTAATAAAATGACATTGTCTCAGCAACTCGGTGTAACTCACCATCTACTCGGCCAATTTGACCCGGTCAAATCCATGTCCCCATCCGAGTTTAGGTCACTCGGGTCGACTATTATCTCCGGAATTCTCGCCCGGCGGCGGTTGCCTATTATTGTAGGTGGGTCTAACTCGCTCATTTACGCTCTTCTCGTAAAACGGTTCGACCCGGATTCGGATGTGTTTAACGGGTCAAAACCCGACCCGGTATCGTCGGAGCTCCGGTACAACTGTTGTTTCATATGGGTCGATGTTTTCTTACCCGTTCTAAACGAGTACCTCAATCAACGAGTTGACTCAATGCTTGACTCGGGAATGGTTGACGAGCTAGACGAGTTTTACCACTCCCCCGAGTTCAACTCAGTGAGTGAGACCGGGTTAAAAAAAGCAATAGGAGTACCCGAATTCAAAAAATACCTGACTAATGATTGCACAAAATACGAGGAAGATCTGTACGAGGAGGCAGTTAGGAATGTTAAAGAGAACACGTGTCAGCTAGCGAAGAGACAGATGGGAAAGATCCAACGGTTGAGAGAAGGGAAGTGGGACCTACGTAGAGTAGACGCAACGACGGCGTTTAAGGCGGCTATGGGATTAGATAGCGAAAAAGCAGCGAAAATATGGGGGAGGCAAGTGGTGGAAACAAGCGTGAAGATTGTGAATCGGTTTTTGAAAGATGAATAG